One Halomonas sp. THAF5a genomic region harbors:
- a CDS encoding nuclear transport factor 2 family protein, whose amino-acid sequence MSQPTTALLEAFSDALNRHDIDAVMSMMTDDCVFHAIAGPELQGKSFVGQAEVRQGLENAWKTAPDASWTDAEHHVIGDKGFTESTYQGTTTDGVRSEARMIDAFTFRDGKIAVKNAFRKNRPPVNA is encoded by the coding sequence ATGAGCCAACCGACTACCGCACTCCTCGAAGCCTTCAGCGACGCCCTGAACCGTCACGACATCGATGCCGTCATGAGCATGATGACCGACGACTGCGTCTTCCACGCCATCGCCGGCCCGGAGCTGCAGGGCAAGAGCTTTGTCGGCCAGGCCGAGGTCCGCCAGGGCCTCGAGAACGCCTGGAAGACCGCCCCCGACGCCAGCTGGACCGATGCCGAGCACCACGTGATCGGCGACAAGGGCTTCACCGAGTCCACCTACCAGGGCACCACCACCGATGGCGTGCGCTCCGAGGCGCGCATGATCGATGCCTTCACCTTCCGCGACGGCAAGATCGCCGTGAAGAACGCCTTCCGCAAGAACCGTCCCCCGGTCAACGCCTGA
- a CDS encoding FAD-binding oxidoreductase → MPRSRAETEATSTSPSQPYDPAYDPLKSTTPGAGRDYAPTYWIGTAGEPPADDGPITQDTDADVVIIGSGFTGLTAAIFLAQEYGIKATVLEANRASWGCSTRNGGQAQCASGRLKRSQWIQRYGLDTALKLHRECLDGMATFKELIKDIDCDPQPGGHLYVAHRDKVMPTLEKEAKLLRETFDYDARILDADTVKRDWIGDQEAAGAMHEPEGIGIHAGKLAFGYHRKARALGVKIHPASPVQGFETRGGVHYLKTPGGVVKARAVGIATGGYTSQSLHRELKNRLLPILSNSIVTRPLTDDEIEACSLRTRQVITDTRILRHYYRLLPDNRLQIGSRSAITGRDAPQKKYESMLIGDMHRKFPTLKGVDIDYSWWGWVDVSHDMMPRIHQPDAKETVYYALGYGGNGVMYSAQAGKRLAQWIAGHGQELDLPIFTSRLPFPNLREKVESEAFAPFRRFGQRFLYRWYHLKDEVI, encoded by the coding sequence ATGCCAAGAAGCAGGGCGGAGACCGAGGCGACCAGTACCTCACCCTCCCAGCCATATGATCCGGCCTATGACCCCCTGAAGAGCACCACCCCGGGGGCGGGTCGTGACTATGCGCCGACCTACTGGATCGGCACCGCCGGCGAGCCGCCGGCCGATGACGGGCCCATCACCCAGGACACGGACGCCGATGTGGTCATCATCGGCTCCGGCTTCACGGGGCTGACGGCGGCGATCTTCCTGGCCCAGGAGTACGGCATCAAGGCCACGGTGCTCGAGGCCAACCGCGCCAGCTGGGGCTGCTCGACCCGTAACGGCGGCCAGGCCCAGTGTGCCTCCGGGCGCCTCAAGCGCTCCCAGTGGATCCAGCGCTATGGCCTGGACACCGCCCTGAAGCTGCATCGCGAGTGCCTCGACGGCATGGCGACCTTCAAGGAGCTGATCAAGGACATCGACTGCGATCCCCAGCCCGGCGGCCATCTCTATGTGGCCCATCGCGACAAGGTGATGCCGACCCTCGAGAAGGAAGCGAAGCTGCTGCGCGAGACCTTCGACTACGACGCGCGGATCCTCGATGCCGACACGGTGAAGCGTGACTGGATCGGCGATCAGGAGGCGGCCGGCGCCATGCACGAGCCGGAGGGCATCGGCATCCACGCCGGCAAGCTGGCCTTCGGCTACCACCGCAAGGCTCGCGCGCTGGGCGTGAAGATTCACCCGGCGAGCCCGGTGCAGGGCTTCGAGACCCGCGGCGGCGTGCACTACCTCAAGACCCCGGGTGGGGTGGTCAAGGCACGGGCGGTGGGCATCGCCACCGGCGGCTACACCTCCCAGAGCCTGCATCGCGAGCTCAAGAACCGCCTGCTGCCGATCCTCTCGAACTCCATCGTCACCCGGCCGCTGACCGACGACGAGATCGAGGCCTGCAGCCTGCGTACGCGCCAGGTGATCACCGATACCCGGATCCTGCGCCACTACTACCGCCTGCTGCCGGACAACCGACTGCAGATCGGCAGCCGCAGCGCCATCACCGGCCGCGATGCGCCGCAGAAGAAGTACGAGTCGATGCTGATCGGCGATATGCACCGCAAGTTCCCGACGCTCAAGGGGGTCGACATCGACTACTCCTGGTGGGGCTGGGTGGACGTCAGTCACGACATGATGCCGCGCATCCATCAGCCCGATGCCAAGGAGACGGTCTACTACGCCCTGGGCTACGGCGGCAACGGCGTGATGTACTCGGCCCAGGCCGGTAAGCGCCTGGCGCAGTGGATCGCCGGGCACGGCCAGGAGCTGGACCTGCCGATCTTCACCTCCCGGCTGCCGTTCCCCAACCTGCGCGAGAAGGTCGAGTCCGAGGCGTTCGCCCCCTTCCGGCGCTTCGGCCAGCGCTTCCTCTACCGCTGGTACCACCTGAAGGACGAGGTGATCTAG
- a CDS encoding TRAP transporter large permease subunit, whose product MSLELITLLYFVCLFGALFLGLPVAFALGGTAVVFAAVIDPNALLAIPSAFYSTPWNSVLVTVPLFLFMGSLIRYSGIADAAYEAVYKLIGHVPGGLAIGTVQVSTIFAAVTGITPPATITMGQIAYPSMMKYGYNRKIAIGAIGAGGALGALIPPSVPFIFYGLLANASIGKLFLAGLLPGLMLAVFYTIYIWLRCKYQPVMGPALPDDQKFSRREKLRSLVGIWPFILLIVIVLGTIWGGIATPSEAAAFGATSALLINMANGRLTMKVFKDSLSTTVKLTGMGLWILIGASIFLNVFNTLGSQDLITEMVLAMPGGTTGILLLMMLIILMLGMVMDDWAIIMLCTPLFLPIIEALGVDKIWFGVLFIVNIQIAYLTPPFGFVLFWIKSILPKDVGWSDVYGSVGPFVMLQLLGLGLVFLFPQIAIWLPELFD is encoded by the coding sequence ATGAGCCTTGAACTCATAACGCTTCTCTACTTCGTGTGCCTCTTTGGCGCTTTGTTCCTGGGGTTACCCGTTGCGTTCGCGCTGGGCGGCACGGCTGTTGTGTTCGCTGCCGTGATCGACCCGAATGCCTTGCTGGCCATTCCCAGTGCCTTCTACTCCACCCCCTGGAACTCGGTGCTGGTCACGGTGCCCCTCTTCTTGTTCATGGGAAGCCTGATCCGCTACTCAGGCATTGCAGACGCCGCCTATGAAGCCGTCTATAAACTGATCGGCCATGTCCCTGGCGGCCTCGCCATCGGTACCGTACAAGTCAGTACCATCTTTGCCGCGGTCACCGGCATCACCCCTCCGGCGACGATCACCATGGGCCAGATCGCCTATCCCTCGATGATGAAGTACGGATACAATCGCAAGATCGCGATTGGCGCCATTGGGGCGGGCGGTGCACTGGGTGCTCTCATTCCTCCCAGCGTGCCCTTCATCTTCTATGGCCTGCTGGCAAACGCCTCCATCGGCAAGCTCTTTCTGGCCGGCCTGCTTCCGGGACTGATGCTGGCCGTCTTCTATACCATCTACATCTGGCTACGCTGCAAGTATCAACCGGTCATGGGACCGGCACTGCCTGACGACCAGAAGTTCTCCCGCCGTGAAAAGTTGCGCTCCCTGGTCGGGATCTGGCCCTTCATCCTGCTGATCGTTATCGTTCTGGGCACCATCTGGGGAGGGATCGCCACGCCCTCCGAGGCCGCGGCCTTCGGTGCCACCAGCGCCTTGTTGATCAACATGGCGAACGGTCGCCTGACCATGAAAGTGTTCAAGGACTCGTTGAGCACCACCGTCAAGCTGACGGGCATGGGGCTCTGGATCCTGATCGGGGCCAGCATCTTTCTCAATGTCTTCAATACATTGGGAAGTCAGGACTTGATCACGGAGATGGTACTCGCCATGCCTGGTGGTACCACTGGCATCCTGTTGTTGATGATGCTGATCATCCTCATGCTCGGGATGGTCATGGATGACTGGGCCATCATCATGCTGTGTACCCCCCTCTTCCTGCCGATCATCGAGGCCCTGGGCGTCGACAAGATCTGGTTCGGGGTCCTCTTCATCGTCAACATCCAGATTGCCTACCTGACGCCGCCTTTCGGCTTCGTGCTGTTCTGGATCAAGAGCATCCTGCCCAAGGACGTCGGCTGGAGTGATGTATACGGATCCGTGGGTCCCTTCGTGATGCTGCAGCTGCTCGGCCTGGGCCTCGTCTTCCTGTTCCCCCAGATCGCGATCTGGCTACCGGAACTCTTCGACTGA
- a CDS encoding molybdopterin-dependent oxidoreductase translates to MSQLCLSIDLERCTGCKSCEAACKQVNGLGPDEYRNKVMWLGDPSLPELDFLTVTCQQCERPACLRACPVVPKALSKDPDTGVVSVDESLCTGCGECVLACPYGAMGYDPVDNHAVKCDLCAPRRARGEMPACASVCPTRAITFGKREDLVNLAHEADKPIRDHDHFLQGPSTLYLDRAVDVGGAAPKDPLVDKHPPAVQGAPPSGAAPTSKWVQIPYRKVDDEQPDEIKPGGCNICFNGCTLKFGMKDGEVVRILGNDEDPVFQGRICAKSQMTLQLYRNPSRLTHPLRRRGPPGSETFERVSWEEALDDIAKRLLAIRERQGSEALAIHMGTRTGVLNIMGFVPMFTQLWGTPNFLTTEPFCDASKVVALELTLGSTCQPNVYTPEDIGSADLHVYFGDNQAETRPVNFGMVNDWRLRRGAGMVVIDPRLTATASKADRWLAIRPGTDMALALGLIHEIFRQGWHDRPFCEEWVAGWEVWRDFIQAQGYTVDWASDLTGLDAGHIRQLARDIAHADGCMIFASRGINQHSNGTQANRTLMFLAAITGNWGRRGGGYFNVASEPDWGRVQVPEDHRSPIDRPALGNSPRRWLQGMLDGEPYAIRGLITGNNPAAHWPDQQRVKEALGSLDLLVHMDLFFNETSALADYVLPAATGVEKGGISRLAEDRRIVWNDRLMDPPGEARSDHWFWIELGKRLGYQSVLQERYKDPAVFWDEVLRQATPSLKGVTMKRLTSTPYRWVRIPVAEETATEPDTLYLEGTTAFGCEPGKRFPTPSGQLEFWNPTIEAKFRALGLSSLPYFYTEAEANAGHPGVVLEDRAAETSPFFHSPTLADAVSLQASTEDDGTEWDTQLVTGRPTASHFHSWTHYFWQAQEMWPDLYCQIHPDKATPKGIRDGELLIVESPQGRLEARAWVTSGIHPDVIFIPIGWDTRQPFHPWGSVNDLTDGTLDPVSHQSNLKLHRCRVRAAREA, encoded by the coding sequence ATGAGCCAGCTATGCCTGAGCATCGATCTGGAGCGCTGCACCGGCTGCAAGAGCTGCGAGGCCGCCTGCAAGCAGGTCAACGGCCTCGGTCCCGATGAGTATCGCAACAAGGTCATGTGGCTGGGCGATCCCTCGCTGCCCGAGCTGGACTTCCTGACCGTGACCTGTCAGCAGTGCGAACGCCCGGCCTGCCTGAGGGCCTGTCCGGTGGTTCCCAAGGCGCTGAGCAAGGATCCGGACACCGGGGTGGTGAGCGTCGATGAGTCGCTCTGCACCGGCTGCGGAGAGTGCGTGCTGGCCTGCCCCTACGGCGCCATGGGCTATGACCCGGTGGACAATCACGCGGTGAAATGCGACCTCTGCGCGCCCCGGCGCGCCCGCGGCGAGATGCCCGCCTGCGCCAGCGTCTGCCCGACCCGCGCCATCACCTTCGGCAAGCGAGAGGACCTGGTGAACCTGGCCCATGAGGCCGACAAGCCCATTCGCGACCACGACCACTTCCTGCAGGGCCCGTCCACGCTCTATCTGGATCGCGCCGTGGATGTGGGAGGCGCGGCCCCCAAGGACCCGCTGGTCGACAAGCACCCGCCGGCCGTTCAGGGGGCACCTCCCTCGGGGGCAGCCCCCACCTCGAAGTGGGTCCAGATCCCCTACCGCAAGGTCGACGATGAGCAGCCGGACGAGATCAAGCCGGGCGGCTGCAATATCTGCTTCAACGGCTGCACCCTGAAGTTCGGCATGAAGGACGGCGAGGTAGTCCGCATCCTCGGCAACGACGAGGACCCCGTTTTCCAGGGTCGTATCTGCGCGAAGTCACAGATGACGCTGCAGCTCTACCGGAATCCGAGTCGCCTGACTCACCCCCTCCGGCGCCGCGGCCCCCCCGGCAGCGAGACGTTCGAACGCGTCAGCTGGGAGGAGGCCCTGGATGACATCGCCAAGCGGCTGCTGGCCATCCGCGAGCGCCAGGGCAGCGAGGCCCTGGCCATCCACATGGGCACCCGCACCGGGGTGCTCAACATCATGGGCTTCGTTCCCATGTTCACCCAGCTGTGGGGAACACCGAACTTCTTGACCACCGAGCCGTTCTGCGATGCGAGCAAGGTCGTCGCCCTGGAGCTGACCCTGGGCTCCACCTGTCAGCCCAATGTCTACACGCCGGAGGATATCGGCAGCGCCGACCTGCATGTGTACTTCGGCGACAACCAGGCCGAGACGCGGCCGGTCAACTTCGGCATGGTCAATGACTGGCGATTGCGCCGCGGCGCCGGGATGGTGGTCATCGATCCTCGGCTGACCGCTACCGCCAGCAAGGCCGATCGCTGGCTGGCCATCCGTCCCGGCACCGACATGGCCCTGGCGCTGGGGCTGATCCATGAGATCTTCCGTCAAGGCTGGCATGATCGCCCGTTCTGCGAAGAGTGGGTCGCGGGCTGGGAAGTCTGGCGAGATTTCATCCAGGCGCAAGGCTACACCGTCGACTGGGCCAGTGATCTCACCGGCCTCGACGCCGGGCACATTCGGCAGCTTGCCAGGGACATCGCCCATGCCGATGGTTGCATGATCTTTGCCAGCCGCGGCATCAACCAGCACAGCAACGGGACACAGGCCAACCGGACCTTGATGTTCCTGGCCGCCATCACCGGTAACTGGGGACGCCGTGGAGGCGGCTACTTCAATGTGGCTTCCGAACCGGACTGGGGACGCGTCCAGGTCCCGGAGGATCACCGGTCACCGATCGATCGCCCGGCGCTGGGCAATAGCCCTCGCCGGTGGCTGCAGGGCATGCTGGACGGCGAGCCCTATGCCATTCGCGGCCTGATCACCGGCAACAATCCCGCCGCGCACTGGCCCGACCAGCAGCGGGTCAAGGAGGCCCTGGGCTCCCTGGACCTGCTGGTGCACATGGACCTCTTCTTCAACGAGACCTCGGCGCTGGCGGATTATGTCCTGCCCGCCGCCACCGGGGTGGAGAAGGGGGGCATCAGCCGCCTGGCGGAAGACCGGCGAATCGTCTGGAACGACCGCCTCATGGACCCTCCCGGGGAGGCCCGCTCGGACCATTGGTTCTGGATCGAGCTCGGCAAGCGACTGGGCTACCAGTCGGTGCTCCAGGAGCGCTACAAGGACCCCGCGGTCTTCTGGGACGAGGTGCTGCGTCAAGCCACCCCGTCACTGAAGGGCGTGACCATGAAGCGCCTGACCTCCACCCCCTATCGCTGGGTCCGCATCCCCGTGGCGGAAGAGACCGCTACCGAGCCAGATACGCTCTACCTGGAAGGCACGACCGCCTTCGGCTGCGAGCCGGGCAAGCGCTTCCCCACGCCCAGCGGGCAGCTGGAGTTCTGGAACCCGACGATCGAGGCGAAGTTCCGCGCACTGGGCCTGTCGTCGCTGCCCTATTTCTACACCGAGGCGGAAGCAAACGCCGGTCATCCGGGGGTCGTTCTCGAGGATCGTGCCGCCGAGACATCGCCTTTCTTCCACTCTCCCACCCTGGCCGACGCCGTCTCGCTGCAAGCATCGACGGAAGACGACGGGACGGAGTGGGACACCCAGCTGGTGACCGGACGCCCCACCGCGTCGCACTTTCATTCCTGGACGCACTACTTCTGGCAGGCCCAGGAAATGTGGCCGGATCTCTATTGCCAGATTCACCCCGACAAGGCGACTCCCAAGGGCATCCGGGACGGTGAATTGCTGATCGTCGAGTCTCCCCAGGGCCGCCTCGAGGCCAGGGCCTGGGTGACCTCGGGCATTCATCCGGACGTGATCTTCATCCCCATCGGCTGGGACACACGACAACCCTTCCACCCCTGGGGATCGGTCAACGACCTCACGGATGGCACCCTGGACCCCGTGTCCCATCAGAGCAATCTGAAGCTGCATCGCTGCCGCGTCCGGGCCGCCCGGGAGGCGTGA
- a CDS encoding ISL3 family transposase has product MDATPLSLFWKGFTVAHHEFLDPQTLRLQLEPDDLTPPVCSGCDHACCLVHDVHRRRVREAPLLIYRVELDVPVRRLRCPTCGPTRERIDWLPGRSPVTTTLRQWVERLVTLLPIRHVADLVGLHWHTVKTIDKQRLQRDLPAPDPTRLRRLMMDEFALHKGHRYATVVACADTQQVVWIGEGRSRESIRPFFAWLGEARELIEAVAMDMNSAFDCEVKDQCPNAEVVYDRFHVVAKYGREVMDRVRVDQANQLRDDKAARKVIKGSRWLLLRNADNLKPEQAVKLEELLAANASLTTAYLLKDQLKTLWFADDEATARNAWQEWHAMATSSGIEALERFAKRLVPYLEGILSSARHRLNTSVLEGMNNRIKVIKRMAYGYRDTAYFFLKIRAAFPGKVR; this is encoded by the coding sequence ATGGATGCTACCCCGCTCAGCCTGTTCTGGAAAGGGTTCACTGTCGCCCACCACGAGTTCCTGGATCCTCAGACGCTACGGCTCCAGTTGGAGCCCGATGACCTGACCCCGCCTGTCTGCAGCGGCTGTGACCACGCCTGTTGCCTGGTCCATGACGTGCATCGCCGGCGCGTCCGCGAGGCGCCGCTGCTGATCTACCGAGTGGAGCTGGATGTCCCGGTGCGGCGCCTGCGCTGCCCGACCTGTGGTCCGACACGAGAGCGCATCGACTGGCTACCCGGGCGCTCGCCGGTCACCACCACACTGCGCCAGTGGGTGGAGCGCCTGGTCACGTTGCTGCCGATCCGGCATGTCGCGGATCTGGTCGGCTTGCACTGGCATACCGTCAAGACCATCGACAAGCAGCGCCTGCAACGCGACCTGCCGGCACCGGATCCGACACGCTTGCGGCGGCTGATGATGGACGAGTTTGCCCTGCACAAGGGACACCGCTACGCCACCGTGGTCGCCTGCGCCGACACTCAGCAGGTGGTATGGATCGGCGAAGGCCGCTCCCGCGAGTCGATCCGCCCCTTCTTCGCGTGGCTGGGCGAGGCACGAGAGCTGATCGAGGCCGTGGCCATGGACATGAACTCGGCCTTCGATTGTGAGGTGAAGGACCAGTGCCCCAACGCCGAGGTGGTCTACGACCGCTTCCACGTGGTGGCCAAGTACGGGCGCGAAGTGATGGATCGGGTACGCGTCGATCAGGCTAACCAGCTGCGCGACGACAAGGCGGCCCGCAAGGTGATCAAGGGCAGTCGTTGGCTGCTGCTGCGCAACGCCGACAATCTCAAGCCCGAGCAGGCGGTGAAGCTGGAGGAGCTGCTGGCGGCCAATGCGTCACTGACCACGGCGTACCTGCTCAAGGATCAGCTCAAGACCCTGTGGTTTGCCGACGACGAAGCCACCGCCCGAAACGCCTGGCAGGAGTGGCATGCCATGGCGACCAGCAGTGGCATCGAGGCCTTGGAACGTTTCGCCAAGCGGTTGGTCCCGTACCTCGAAGGGATCCTGTCCAGCGCCCGGCACCGGCTGAACACCAGCGTGCTGGAGGGCATGAACAACCGGATCAAGGTCATCAAGCGGATGGCCTACGGGTATCGCGACACGGCGTACTTCTTCCTGAAGATCCGTGCCGCATTTCCCGGCAAAGTGCGATGA
- a CDS encoding TRAP transporter substrate-binding protein has translation MTTTKHTIFAKTLICAGVMAFTHSVAQAQEDGPPDEVTTWTFQPAFDSSDAGWDNGLIPWIEAVEEATEGTVKIKLMPAGSLTSGSEAFMAAAAGMTDGYAGWASVYGGDLPEGMLAFGLAMGANSPEEAWEVMWGEDYRVGDLVQEAAHERNLHWIGWTDQGTNAMFTKFPVEKFEDLAGKKMRAGGPQALFHEALGGTAVSMGAGDIYTAIRLGTIEGTYWDTGGIDDMSFDEVVDYAIQPGWNPAQHQETFVNLDAWNALTDWQREQIEGVFKDTYFETSQLHADQVDIALQSLKDEGGEVITFSDEEVERMREFSINEVWPKVAATSERNAQGVEIFKQFMKDKGYY, from the coding sequence ATGACAACTACAAAACATACCATTTTCGCCAAGACCTTGATCTGTGCAGGGGTCATGGCCTTTACGCACTCCGTCGCCCAGGCGCAAGAGGATGGCCCCCCGGACGAGGTCACCACCTGGACCTTCCAGCCCGCCTTCGACTCGTCGGATGCCGGCTGGGACAACGGCCTGATTCCATGGATCGAGGCAGTGGAGGAGGCGACTGAGGGGACGGTGAAGATCAAGCTGATGCCTGCCGGCTCACTGACCAGCGGCTCCGAAGCCTTCATGGCAGCCGCCGCCGGCATGACCGACGGGTACGCCGGCTGGGCGTCGGTCTATGGTGGCGACCTGCCCGAAGGCATGCTGGCGTTCGGCCTGGCGATGGGGGCCAACAGCCCTGAAGAGGCCTGGGAGGTCATGTGGGGAGAGGACTACCGAGTCGGTGATCTCGTGCAGGAGGCGGCCCATGAGCGCAACCTCCACTGGATCGGCTGGACCGACCAGGGCACGAACGCCATGTTCACCAAGTTCCCCGTCGAGAAGTTCGAGGACCTGGCGGGCAAGAAGATGCGTGCCGGTGGCCCTCAGGCGCTGTTTCACGAGGCGCTGGGCGGAACGGCGGTCTCCATGGGCGCCGGCGACATCTATACGGCCATTCGCCTCGGCACGATCGAAGGCACCTATTGGGACACCGGCGGTATCGACGACATGTCGTTCGATGAAGTCGTCGACTATGCCATCCAGCCGGGCTGGAACCCTGCCCAGCATCAGGAAACCTTCGTCAACCTCGACGCCTGGAATGCCTTGACCGACTGGCAGCGCGAACAGATCGAGGGCGTGTTCAAGGACACCTACTTCGAGACGAGCCAACTGCATGCCGATCAGGTCGATATCGCACTTCAGTCCCTGAAGGACGAGGGCGGCGAAGTGATCACCTTCTCGGACGAAGAGGTGGAGAGGATGCGTGAGTTCTCCATCAACGAAGTCTGGCCCAAGGTGGCGGCGACCTCTGAACGCAATGCCCAGGGCGTGGAGATCTTCAAGCAGTTCATGAAGGACAAGGGATACTACTGA
- a CDS encoding PLP-dependent aminotransferase family protein, whose protein sequence is MIELLFHLDPDRPESLQRQLREQIARAILDGHLPLEKALPSSRKLAKELHVARNTVMLAYEHLLDDGYLIARKRSGYFVNPEILEGRAEKPVRLNDIDAERLPWEELLTMHPSRQQTINKPSDWHRYEFPFLYGQIDPELFPTQHWRECSRDSMSVPAIRSWSVDHLNDDDPLLIDQIHKRLLPRRGVWAKPEEILVTVGAQQALWITCMLLLKAGRRFGMENPGYVDVYNIARTFTDDIHLLPVDDRGMRLDPDIADCQLLYVTPSHQAPTTVTMPLERRRQLLDMAEVDNFLIIEDDYESETNYLENPTPALKSLDRHNRVIYVGSLSKTLAPGLRLGYMVGPPALIREARALRRLMLRHPPTNNQRAVALFLDRGYHDALLRQIHQVFHSRWQRMNEALARHLPHAFVPSTYGGSCFWVKGPEGLDCHALRRLAAEQSILIECGDIHFFDGPHLEYFRLGFSAIPEDRIEAGIERLAALIPQAVTAA, encoded by the coding sequence ATGATCGAGCTACTCTTCCACCTCGACCCCGACCGACCGGAAAGCCTCCAACGCCAGCTCAGGGAACAGATCGCCCGCGCCATCCTCGATGGTCACCTGCCCCTGGAAAAGGCGCTGCCGTCGAGCCGCAAGCTGGCCAAGGAACTGCACGTCGCCCGCAACACCGTGATGCTGGCCTATGAGCACCTCCTCGATGACGGCTACCTCATCGCCCGCAAGCGCAGCGGCTACTTCGTCAATCCCGAGATCCTCGAGGGGCGGGCCGAGAAGCCGGTACGGCTGAACGATATCGACGCCGAGCGCCTCCCCTGGGAGGAGCTGCTGACCATGCACCCCTCCCGGCAGCAGACCATCAACAAGCCCAGCGACTGGCATCGCTACGAGTTTCCGTTCCTCTACGGCCAGATCGATCCCGAGCTCTTCCCGACCCAGCACTGGCGGGAGTGCAGCCGCGATTCGATGAGCGTGCCGGCGATCCGCAGCTGGTCGGTGGACCACCTCAACGACGACGACCCGCTGCTGATCGACCAGATCCACAAGCGGCTGCTGCCGCGCCGGGGCGTATGGGCCAAGCCCGAGGAGATCCTGGTGACGGTCGGCGCCCAGCAGGCGCTCTGGATCACCTGCATGCTGCTGCTCAAGGCCGGCCGGCGCTTCGGGATGGAGAATCCCGGCTACGTCGACGTCTACAACATCGCCCGCACCTTCACCGACGACATCCACCTGCTGCCGGTCGATGACCGGGGCATGCGCCTCGACCCCGACATCGCCGACTGCCAGCTGCTCTACGTGACCCCGAGCCACCAGGCGCCGACCACGGTCACCATGCCGCTGGAGCGACGCCGCCAGTTGCTCGACATGGCCGAGGTCGACAACTTCCTGATCATCGAGGACGACTACGAGAGCGAGACCAACTACCTGGAGAATCCCACGCCGGCGCTGAAGAGCCTGGATCGCCACAACCGGGTGATCTACGTGGGCAGCCTCTCCAAGACCCTGGCGCCGGGCCTGCGACTGGGCTACATGGTCGGCCCACCGGCGCTGATCCGCGAGGCCAGGGCGCTACGGCGGCTGATGCTGCGCCACCCGCCCACCAACAACCAGCGCGCCGTGGCGCTGTTCCTGGATCGCGGCTATCACGATGCCCTGCTGCGCCAGATCCACCAGGTGTTCCATAGCCGCTGGCAGCGCATGAACGAGGCGCTGGCCCGGCACCTGCCCCACGCCTTCGTCCCCTCGACCTATGGAGGCTCGTGCTTCTGGGTGAAGGGCCCCGAGGGACTCGACTGCCACGCGCTGCGCCGCCTGGCCGCCGAGCAGAGCATTCTGATCGAGTGCGGTGACATCCACTTCTTCGACGGCCCCCACCTCGAGTACTTCCGGCTGGGCTTCTCGGCGATTCCCGAGGACCGCATCGAGGCCGGCATCGAGCGGCTGGCGGCGCTGATTCCGCAGGCGGTCACCGCCGCCTGA